A region of the Myripristis murdjan chromosome 10, fMyrMur1.1, whole genome shotgun sequence genome:
AACATATTTATAGACTGTATAAACATATTTATATGACTTGTAGTTGCATTGTGAACACAAACTGTGATGTGTCTGACCTCAGATTGGGGCCACAGCTCGATGTGGTCTTAaacagggtatatgcaggaatcttgaagttaattttaatacctttttaagagtTTTTCAAGACTCTCAAtgttttttaatacctcaccgccacttcaagctgtaaccatttTCATCAGTGATGTTTTTAACTGAACACttttagtttgtgataaagactGTAGACCATTATGGGTTTATGCCACAATAGCcttattttttatgtacctgttcatctttgttttttaataaaaatgaacaaattcacacacttttacgatgtttttgggactcattcttggacagctaattcagaaaaaatactttcaaaatttaagactttataaagtcgtaataagactttttaatactttttaagggtcttaattttcccaaaattgatttatcagcttttaatacttttcaagactcCGCGGATACCCTGTTAAATCAGGAGTGTATCTGATTCCTGGTGATGTGATGGTGTGAACGCTCAGCTCAGAGATCATGAGGGTTTTTTCCCCGCTGAGCAGGATCACATCACTGTCAGTacatcatcattcattcattcattcattcactcactgtCAGCAGTAgaggccaaaacaaaacacagagcagcagcagccgcacaGACACAGTGAAGCTGCAAATTTAGCAGATATGTGGGAGGAGGATTTAATCccaagcctgttttttttttttttttgtcttgtgcaagtaataatttgttgttgttcagcatgtgtaaatgtgcaaatgtggGGTCACGGCAGCCATCTGTCCAATCTGATGTCAGATATAGACACGTACAGAGATGAATATGGACAgtgaagccaaaaaaaacaacagagcaaataaaaaagttGGAGGGAATGAAACATCACAACTGGGTCAATTTCAGCCgcagtgtgaaaacagcctTTCAAAAGTTATTTCAGGTTTTATAGAAGAAAGTGAAGGTCAACCACAACACATTCCAGTCATTACCAGTGTAAAACCAGATTAGAGttctttaacattttattagtTTAATTAAGGGATGATTTAATTTTAGTCTCCTCCTAGAAACGCATaggcaaataaatacattaaacatGGCAGAAAATCAGGGCATGCAATAAGCCAGAAGACTACAAAAGCTACGACTGACTGATGCAacttcaagacatttttttttttccaaattgcgACATGGTCCGAATGCAACAGTGCAACTGAAAGCAGCATGTGTTTCACTCTATGCATGGCGTGCACCGTGTTGTTCATTTCACATATAAAACCTGAAGCAGAATGTCTTGTACCTTCAAAACTCTTTAAAATACAGCAGATATTCTGTTTCCTCACTGGAACGCTCcctgcagattttttaaaaatgtgagctGATGGCATTTATAGATCTACGTGTTAAGACAAATCAGATAATGctttacacattaaaaaaagaggaactgGCAAATGTAGAAACTGCACACATAATCCCACATTTCATCCATGTTTTGAAAAAGCACAATGATTATAAAAAAGAACATGTCTAGCTATGTATAGTACATTGTCATTTAAATTACTAATCTCAGAAAAGGTTAATTTGTGTGAATGAATAAGCAattttcatgaataaataaggTCTTAAAAGGGAAGATCACAGACGTTTGTTAGCATTGGATCGATCCTCAACTGATACACACAGCTGATCATCCAGTGTGTACCATTCAGTGTGAACTTaacagagggagtgtgtgtgtgttgggaacCAGCGGTTGATTGagacacaatgaaaaataaaaaggagggggaaaacaaaaaattcacCATGAGGGGTTCAGTGCATCACAGGCTGGTCCTCTACTGTAGTCAAATATACAGAAAAGCAGGAACACAGACTATTTGTTGACAttcaaaaaaaaaggaaaaaaggttttttgattgatgGCATTGTCCGTCATTGTCTGTCCTCACCCAAAGTTTGCCACGTCCCTCATGGcggaaaaacagcaaaaacatgaagaaaaagaggTTTGTGGAGGGCGGTCAGACCCCCGTGGGCGCGAGGCGGCTGATGAAGGCGATGCTGCTGAGGCACATCCTCCTGAAGAAGGCAGGGCAGGTGGGCTTCATGATGAAGTGCTCCAGAAGAATCCGCAGCTCCGTGAACAAGGTGCTGGAGGAAACACAGCGGGTTTACACACAGCTCCGCTCAATCAACAAAGACTACAAAGACTAACTGGGCCACATTTCTCAAGCTTCTCAGAATTACTCATGAGAACACTgctaaaaactgatttaaagagtaaaaaaaaaaaaaatcttgtctcAACGCTGCACTTAAAGGTTAGTCATCAAGCATCTAAGTCCCAGTTTAAGTGAAAGGTGACTAAATCTGAAGTGTCAGTCTTAGAGCTGATTTCCGACATTTTGCTTGCTGTGCGACAAACGGGATTCTGGATGACGTTAATTAGAAAAATTCGGCAAGGACTAACCACTGAATGGAACTTCTTAACACTTTTTGCAGATTATCACCCTGAACAGTGGAATTCCCAAGAGGAGTTTAGATTCAACACACATTTGACAATAAAGTACTACTTTAATACAACTTGTCCTGTGTGCTGTTCACACTGACGTGTTTGTTTACGCTGGGAGCAGCCATCTTTACGTGGGTGCAATCATCTGCACCTTCTGCTGCTGGGAAGCGGCTGTTCGCACAGGGTTTTGTTAGGAAGTCGATGAAacgtgacaacatgaggagctgGAAGCACCATAATTGCCTCTATAACAATTTGGCTAATTGATCCCCCGAGTCATCAGCAttgaactgatgcatttttccTGTGGCGAGGAAATGAAGCATCATCACCACATTCAGTTCAGCTGAAAACACGTTGCTGCGTCGATGGTGAAACTACGTCCCTCACCAAGTCTATGTCTGTACAATGTCTATGATGCAGCCTGCGCTTTTGAAACGATACGGTTTGATTAACTGCACGCTGCCAAATAATTCACACACATTCTTCCTCTCTGAAAGGTTCACACACGTCTCCGTTTCCTCAGTGCCGTCACAGCCCTGACTGGCAGCTCCAAACCACCTGAGAATCTCCAGCCGTCTTAAATAACTGGCAGATGACGACTAACTCTTAGCTTTAACAAATGTGACACCTTGTTTATTCTCAAGTTTGGAAGTGGGAGTAAATTTCAGAAATTCTCAGCCCTAATCACAAAAATGGGACTTTGAGAAGCTTGATGAATATGGGGCCTGAGCTCTGTTATTTCTCAACAGACCAGACTCTTGTATCAAGAGTTAATGTGCAAGAAAGTTACACATTCATCACAGTTACAACACGTTATGAGAAACTTctgcaaatacaaaactgtAGGGAGTTGAAGAATTTCAATCTAATTAACTGTCTGTGAGTTTTTGTTAACACAAGGAGTTTGACAAGACAGTGGACTAGAATCCCACATCTGGGCAGAAAATTAGGTTAAACTGTGGTAGTCTGTAAAAGAACCAAATGCTGTCACACTTTTCTTGTTCAGTTAGCATTACTGCCACTCTGTGTGGTCCCAAATTCCTTTGGAAAATTTAAATGGATTTTGGAAGGAGCACAGAAATGAAATCTTTGCACACAGCAGATGTATTATGGTCCACACATTACTGTGTGGAACATAATATGCAAGCAGTGCTCTAACATCAATTTTGTGAATTTCCatccttgttatttttttacatgACTTGTTGGTAGGTGTTGTGCTGTAGCTTACCGGCAGTACGGGTTTCTTCTGGACGTGTAGCGCAGAGTGAGGAATCGATAGTAAATGAAAGGCTGCAGCAGGCTTCCCTGGCCGCTGTCAACGACATATGAATGACATTAGTAAGTGAATTCATAACTCAAGGTCTTTACAACTTAATTCATAGCGGCTTTATGCAAGTGGTAATGTCTGCTTTGGTTGACAGTTCATTCAGGGATCAATACCAATACTGGCATTATTGCTGATgtgagactaaaaaaaaaaagtaatgtacGGGAGATTTTAACTAGGACTAATACCCAATATCAAAAGCTTTGATTAACATGTCATACGTAAAATAAAACTTATGATTCTCTGTATTTTGGCAAACAGAAGCCTGGATTTCTCAAATAATTTTATGTCAAGTCTTTTGTTGAATAATCCCAAACTAATAGCACAAGCCTGCACTGCTCCAAACAATGGCTCAAACTGGTAGCCGGTACTGATGATGGGAAAAAAGTGATAGTGGTGCATCCTTACTTACATTTAGAAATGTGCAATATAACTGCAATGAATTATCTTCACCAATCTGACTACATACTTTGgacaattttatttttgcacttcgCCTCATGTTGAAACCATGTTAGCCAGACGGTGTAAAAGCCGGGCTACAGTACTTTGGCTGTTCTCTAGACAGTTTAATAAAGTGTCATTATTTGCTAACCTAAATGGTAAATAGTTCTTACAATAATTATCAGGAAACTAAATGGCTCCTGGTTATGAAAAGCAGTTGGGCTCCAGTCATATTTTATATGACAGTCGTGAGTGTGAACACACCTGAAGAGCATGAAGACAGTGGCTGGCATCAGGAAGATCTCGTTGCAGGCGATGAACTTCAGGATGTTCTGCTGGTTGGACGTCAGTTTGTCCAGAAAGTTCCTGATGAACGGCAGGCTGTTGGGGCCCATGGACTGAAAACACAGTTTGCATTACACACAGTGCTCCTCTATCAGAGCAGGACAGGAAGCTGCTTCTCTATCTACAGGCCAGAGGCTCATAATCCCACTTTTACTACATTTACAGAGAGCAGAAGAGTCTCTGAACAGCGGCTGGTTGATTGAGTAGACAATTAAAATACTGTTTGTCTCGTGGAAATGTAAACAGCAGTTTGTAAGAGGTGGCCTGCCATATGCGGTTAATAAGTAACATTACAACAGGTTGCAGAGTCTTTATACTTACATCAAGGACTTTTTTCGTGTAGGTGGTGGCATGAAgcagggagaagaggaagactGGGAAGATGCTCACTGGAGATGATGGTTAAGGCTTGAACATAAAGTGACTGGCAAAATGCCACAGTCTGATGGGAAACAACACTGTCAGTCTAATGATCACGCTGACTGAGGCTGCCTGAGCGATTCAGGGCAGCACACTTCAGCGTACATAATCATATCACAATTTATGCTTCTATGATAAATAATTGTGCAATCTGGCAATCTGGCATGTCTCCTTAAAGTATATCACACTTCAGTATGTGTAAGCAATCAGGGCCTTTGAATACACCACGAGCAACATGTGAGCACAATGAATGTTAACACAGAgatgaacacagagaaacctGCAAAGCATCTCAGGGAAAATGAACTGATTCACAAAAAGGAAAAGCGGACTGAGTCAACATGGAAATGTAAAATTCTTCTCCAGACTCTAAAAGTGGATCACCAGCTGTCATTCTGGAGACACTTTGGTTTTAAGCCAGATGACGACAAACCACTCCAGACTTTGTGAAATGTTTGTCATAAGGTGGCAGGTGCATCAAAGCAAACTAATAAAGCAGTATTTTGACCTGAATTTTGTAAACATGCTCATGGGGATGTTTGCCGCGGTCATTTGGCTCGTAGATAAGAATATGGTGGCTGTGGTTAGTTGCTACGATGACAATGCATGTCAGCAGGGCCCTAAAGAGTGTCAGACCAGCTAGTTGCAAAACCGCTGACCTCAGCGAGTCAGCAACTTGCCTAAAGTCAGTTTGTACAGAAGACAGCCTGGAACAATAGCCACAATTCTTTGCAATGGTGACAATACATACAAAAATGGCTGCCGCTCGCACCGTCCTGCAGTGTAGATTTGAACAGGAAAGTCCATTCTTCTCCACTCAAGTTCAGTGAACAAGACTTTCTAGCTTCAACTACTATGAGAAATACTGCACTGAAAAGAGCGAAAACATGTAAAGTGCAAAAGTCAAACTAATTTTGTTGCCTGAAAAGGAGACAACAGTGATTAATAGTGACGGCTCACAATACTTAGCAAAAATAATCATTGGTCCGTTCTCTAAACAGAGCCAAACCGATATGTTGGTAACACAAGGTTGCCACTGTTTTCATCTGTGGAGGCAAAAAGACCAAATGATTTATGCTGTGGGAGAAACGAAGAGGTAGGAACAATGAGCAAGCTCTGTTTAGACCTGTGGTAGAAAAGGGGCTAattgttattttcttcattACTGTGCAGCCCTGGCAGGTTCTATGTAGGTCAAATTAAATGACGCAATGGAAACGCCTGAGCCCAGCATCTCATTATCAGACCTGTACGGGCGGCGTCACGACTTAAAGCAGGGACACCGAACGAAACAGCACTGCCcctgtgcgcgtgtgtgtgtgtgtgtgcgtgtgtgtgtcaggatacTGGTGATGGGGTAGGAGTTGACCAGGATGAGGGAGTAGAGCAGGTAGTGGCAGCTGTCCTCCTGCAGCGCCTGAGCCAGGAACGCTCGGCTCAGCTGGAAGCGGGGAAGCCTCTGGTGCAGCCGCAGGGCGCTGGTGAGGGCGTTGGCCAGCAAGGCCCGCTGGTAGAAGTTTGCAGCCGCATGGGGCCTGAAATACGTGAGCGGGGagaaattaaactatttcaaacacacaaacctatCTGTAACATCTGCATGACATGGGAGCAGGGCTGAAATGATTATTCTCATTGTCAATTcatatattaattattttttaattcattgaTTAATCCCTTGATCAGTGTATCAAGTGTGAAAAATAGTGATGAGAGCCCAAATTGATGTCTTCATGTCTTCCACAGTCTGACAGccggcagcaaaaaaaaaaaaaaacccacaacgTTGATCAACTtatgttttcagcaccacatgGGACCAAAGATTTTTTGGATTCAAGTACAAATATCTGCCCTGGCTGGAGGAAGAGTAAATAAAATGGAAGAAGGAATGGGATGATAGATatgcaggtgtttgtgtgttgctgtgtcttCTCTCTAATCCACCTTAACAACTCAGTATCTTTTTACATTAGTAAGCACGGTGGTAACACAGAGCCACTGAGTGCACTCACCCCAGCAGTGGAAGAATAAACATGACAGAGCAGTAAACGGTGAAGAGCCGCGACAGCCACATCGCCGTCTCCAGCTTGTTACTCAACAAAAATTGCTGTGGAAGAAGAAGTGGAAAAGAAAAGTACAATTAGaaatttcagaaaaaacaaaagagaaatgaaagcaaaatgcTTGATGATGAACTTGCTGCATCACTTTTGATCATGTAACACTCATTGATATGCATTTTTAGTGATCAGGTCACTCCCGCTGTACAACAGTCTGATTTCTGAAACGTCAAGTAAATGAGAAGCCTGGTTTCCATCATCAGGTTGAGGGATTAAGAGAAACCTGGTTCACACCAGGCCATCACTGGGCCATGGAGACTCTTACACCTTGGCTATGTTGAAAACATGATGTACGCTAAGCGGATGCTGCAACACTACGCCTCCACTATAATTACTGAAACCAGCTCCACCAGGCATGAAATCAGCTttacaaacatgaaaacagaccATTCttcaatttatatttttaatgtgtggtgtgtatgtggtcCTTTTACATTCAATGGGTCataaactgtcttttttttttttttttttttaaacttaccCCTATCATATAATCTCTGTCAAAAAGCTGAGCTTTCACAGCGCGGTGCTGTGTCCAAAAAAATACTGAGGACACAATCCCACACGATCACAAAGCCAGCGCTCAGCAACTTCTGCCTGTGACTGAACACACCGCCCTACTCTGTTGGTGTGCTGCAGGTGTAGTTAGGAATAAGATCTGTTCCACAGCAGATCCGCTACAGGACCGGCCAGCAAACATTAATGTAGCAAAGGCATTCGATTTCTGAAGGTTTTTTATGTGCTCATGTGCCAAGAACATGGAGCAGACAAGGAGGCTGGCACTCACTGCACTTCTCCACAGCCTCTCAACCATGATGCCATGttgccaaataaaaaaagatggaggAACATCCATCCAAGGCCCTACCTAGTGTTTGGGCATTTTGGTACAACAGACAGGCGATCTACTGCTCACACAGCCAACGCTTTGTTAAGGTTGTGAGCTATGACAACTGTCctaaaaactgaaatcaaatataaatgtaaaacctGGGTTACTTTTATGAAACGGGCCTTGATTTACAGGTGGAGATATTCCTTTTCAGTCCCAGTTCTTTGGCATTAAAACGACTACTCCCACAGTCACGTAAACGGTAAGAGTGGGAAGTCTGGGACAGAAATGTATTAAATCAAGTGGCACATCAAAGAAACTCACCACTGGCCCTGAGGGGGCAGGAGGGCTTCTCTGGTCGGTGTCAGACATCTTTGGGAATATGGGTCGCCCTGGAGGAACAGAAAAGTCACATCAATGAGGCAAATTGCACACAGAAATGAGAAACTTCTCCTTCACTTCTGTGCCCTTACACACTTCTTCTGTTCTCTCAGTCCTGGATTAAGTCATCATGTAAGAATCCCAAGTAGCAACAAAGATACTATTACTCAAACACCAGAGTCACCTGACTACCTGCTGTAATTTCACATACGGACAAACTATCAATACTGTATATTAAATTATATACACCAAAAATGACCACAGGACTTTATGGCTGTTATATCTCTGcgtcctgttaccttcaaattttcTACTACATTTAGATAGTCACAAATCAGTTTGATCCCAATTTGAGTAAATTTGAcaccagtaatttaaacctgcACAAAAtggttacaataaaaaaaatgttctccaagtttatgtgtcaggtacttaaTGTGTCTTGCTGACGAcctaaacagccctttaaataaaacataaccccacaggtgtggttatgttaggtgaGGGCCCTAGAGCACAGGAGGTGTTTTCCAAGATGAagaaatgtgtgttgtgtgttataTGTTGATATTCCTTATGTTTTtcgcagctaaaaaaaaaacccgggATCAAAAATGAGTCCAGGACACCGAAAACATCAccatgttaattttgttttttacccaAATGT
Encoded here:
- the tmem33 gene encoding transmembrane protein 33; this encodes MSDTDQRSPPAPSGPVQFLLSNKLETAMWLSRLFTVYCSVMFILPLLGPHAAANFYQRALLANALTSALRLHQRLPRFQLSRAFLAQALQEDSCHYLLYSLILVNSYPITMSIFPVFLFSLLHATTYTKKVLDSMGPNSLPFIRNFLDKLTSNQQNILKFIACNEIFLMPATVFMLFSGQGSLLQPFIYYRFLTLRYTSRRNPYCRTLFTELRILLEHFIMKPTCPAFFRRMCLSSIAFISRLAPTGV